One window of the Natrinema sp. CBA1119 genome contains the following:
- a CDS encoding AAA-associated domain-containing protein — protein MDRLEEICRLVANQPRSKSQLVDELVENNDAVYDTIRLGEWLGFLSATDKGVVTTELGTELITEAGRKRADVFAAGLANHEPYCQILRSLDDKGVLFEGPLERQTVLSMLKDEYGLELSTKTLKERVGTFFATLEAAGMGEYVFASRNTICHFKFDEEFRDRLPETVWTASDSQDDSESGSESIATSVKDRLNASYKEDQVDSGSVNIDDPTDAGTTNAGIQTTITGEPFSPDDVKTEITIDSEGAVNCVLSIHVDDSSDPDHIEEVLLAIRRAMQADL, from the coding sequence GTGGACCGACTTGAGGAGATTTGTCGACTCGTGGCTAACCAGCCCCGGAGCAAATCCCAGTTAGTTGATGAGCTCGTGGAAAACAACGACGCAGTCTATGATACGATCAGACTCGGCGAGTGGTTAGGGTTCCTCTCAGCGACCGACAAAGGTGTTGTTACGACTGAATTGGGAACGGAGTTAATCACCGAGGCCGGCCGCAAGCGAGCGGACGTGTTCGCAGCTGGACTGGCGAACCACGAACCGTACTGCCAGATCCTCCGCTCGTTGGACGACAAGGGCGTGCTCTTCGAAGGTCCCTTAGAGCGCCAGACGGTACTCTCGATGTTAAAAGATGAGTACGGACTTGAGTTGAGCACAAAAACGCTGAAAGAACGTGTCGGGACGTTCTTCGCGACGTTGGAGGCCGCAGGGATGGGTGAGTACGTCTTCGCATCCAGGAACACCATCTGTCACTTCAAATTTGATGAAGAGTTTCGCGATCGCCTTCCGGAGACGGTTTGGACCGCAAGCGACTCCCAAGACGACTCGGAGTCTGGGTCGGAATCTATCGCCACTAGCGTAAAAGACAGACTGAACGCCAGCTACAAGGAGGACCAAGTTGACTCGGGCTCGGTCAACATTGACGATCCTACTGATGCAGGGACGACGAATGCTGGGATCCAGACCACTATCACTGGCGAGCCATTCAGCCCGGATGACGTGAAGACGGAGATCACGATCGACTCGGAGGGCGCAGTCAACTGTGTCCTCTCAATTCATGTTGACGATTCGTCCGATCCAGACCATATTGAGGAAGTACTATTGGCGATCCGGCGAGCGATGCAGGCCGACCTCTAA
- a CDS encoding DUF262 domain-containing protein — protein sequence MAKAEQQSLQQIFHEARLNVPRYQRSYAWTETEVADLLEDITYVIQRDAAVGDSRDVVHYFGTIVLDDVREIDSPTPNDWTLYNVVDGQQRLTTASLLVGCLCEELQNLNGIVDVDTSRRNSPDELYQQYRDLYVKYRNKQNGRRFKPARLTKQAYSQLVVAEKPPGVILDKEEALLPARRLAEAKQVIQGWLEDKREAHLEASLEDAAQANLRAYFDHLYDVLSAIDNIFEVTKYEVDDAAEAGRLFEVVNDRGKDLTIAEKIKSHLLYCAGEVEQLDSENVARDFNDAVETITLGGGDEELVDQFVKRHWEMFTGETKRRRPHSDISDIHRRIKQIDRYASLDRPEADLADWINRYVESLREAAEAFNAIYDPERLGNQYDGIDAATLNKLTAVDTCGAASTFRPLLMAAYLKMDVKSDDFADLVRACEVFAVRAFEIMNRSTMLLRRQLKRESHRLFIADWTETDIRDLFDAVTIDDRYSSVDNAVTSIIDKIDTETGNRAPESDIIDCLTRGDVISGEFNRGWGGFGNGKNTVLYLLYEYERSLRSQMGTTGLHTLVGFGTFVTEAEIEHIAPQNPDVAEARLENHNENRHRLANLAFLWPQDNKTVGNDTYERKYNKIYKDSKIAILEHLSDPADGWDLGALNQREDELVKFVLERWAGHKRARVLLTKEPTTDQKAWLREEVQAHYSGMENGNTLPTIVFETSADGSVQDKSYKRYKPCSSCGGLKMELDGDDFHCACGTNIRVPNYQVSK from the coding sequence ATGGCAAAAGCGGAACAACAGAGCCTCCAACAAATCTTCCACGAGGCTCGACTCAATGTTCCCCGATATCAGCGGAGTTACGCTTGGACAGAGACCGAGGTTGCGGACCTGCTTGAAGATATCACCTATGTTATCCAGCGGGACGCCGCTGTCGGTGACTCTCGTGATGTCGTCCACTACTTTGGGACAATCGTTCTGGATGACGTACGTGAGATCGACAGTCCAACGCCTAACGACTGGACGCTGTACAACGTCGTTGACGGGCAGCAACGGCTGACAACGGCAAGTTTGCTGGTGGGGTGTCTCTGTGAGGAACTACAGAACCTGAATGGCATCGTAGATGTAGATACATCTAGACGTAACTCGCCCGACGAGCTCTATCAACAGTACCGGGATCTGTACGTCAAATACCGGAACAAGCAGAACGGTCGGCGGTTCAAACCAGCCCGGTTGACCAAGCAAGCCTACAGCCAGCTCGTGGTCGCTGAGAAGCCCCCAGGGGTAATCCTCGACAAAGAGGAGGCCCTGCTGCCTGCACGCCGACTCGCGGAAGCCAAGCAAGTCATTCAAGGCTGGTTAGAAGACAAACGCGAAGCCCATCTCGAAGCATCACTTGAGGACGCAGCACAGGCGAACCTCCGTGCGTATTTTGACCATCTCTATGACGTTCTCTCGGCAATCGACAATATCTTCGAGGTGACCAAATACGAAGTTGACGACGCCGCGGAAGCAGGACGCCTCTTCGAGGTTGTCAACGATCGCGGCAAGGATCTAACAATCGCTGAGAAAATCAAAAGCCACCTGCTGTATTGTGCCGGTGAAGTCGAACAGCTGGATTCAGAAAACGTCGCTCGGGACTTCAATGACGCTGTTGAGACGATTACGCTCGGAGGTGGTGACGAAGAGCTTGTCGACCAATTCGTCAAGCGCCACTGGGAGATGTTCACCGGCGAAACGAAGCGCCGGCGACCACATTCGGATATCTCGGACATCCATCGCCGAATCAAACAGATCGATCGCTATGCCTCTTTAGATCGGCCGGAAGCGGATCTCGCCGACTGGATTAATAGATATGTCGAATCGCTTCGGGAGGCCGCGGAGGCGTTCAATGCGATTTACGATCCCGAACGGCTTGGCAATCAGTACGATGGCATCGATGCAGCGACGCTAAACAAGCTCACGGCCGTGGATACCTGTGGGGCGGCTTCTACGTTCCGACCTCTGCTTATGGCAGCGTATCTCAAGATGGATGTCAAGAGCGACGACTTCGCCGACCTAGTGCGGGCCTGTGAAGTGTTCGCCGTTCGAGCCTTCGAAATTATGAACCGAAGTACGATGTTACTTCGGCGACAGCTCAAACGCGAATCACATCGACTGTTCATTGCTGACTGGACGGAGACTGACATCAGGGACCTATTCGATGCAGTCACGATCGATGACCGTTACAGTAGTGTCGATAACGCCGTCACCTCAATCATCGATAAAATCGATACCGAGACTGGCAACCGCGCTCCTGAATCGGATATCATTGATTGCTTAACCCGGGGAGACGTCATCAGCGGTGAGTTCAATCGGGGTTGGGGTGGCTTCGGGAATGGGAAAAACACCGTGCTGTACCTTCTATATGAGTACGAACGCTCACTGCGCAGCCAAATGGGTACGACCGGGCTGCATACCCTGGTCGGCTTCGGGACATTCGTTACCGAAGCTGAAATAGAACATATTGCGCCGCAGAATCCTGACGTCGCAGAGGCACGTCTGGAGAACCACAACGAAAACCGTCACCGTTTGGCGAACCTCGCATTCCTCTGGCCACAAGACAACAAGACCGTCGGGAATGACACATACGAAAGAAAATACAACAAGATCTACAAGGACTCAAAGATCGCGATTCTGGAGCACCTCTCTGATCCCGCCGATGGATGGGACCTAGGTGCCCTGAATCAGCGGGAAGACGAGCTGGTAAAGTTCGTGCTTGAACGCTGGGCGGGACACAAGCGTGCACGTGTACTGCTTACAAAGGAACCAACCACTGACCAGAAGGCCTGGCTGCGAGAGGAGGTCCAGGCACACTACAGCGGTATGGAAAACGGAAACACTCTTCCGACGATCGTCTTCGAGACAAGTGCGGACGGCTCCGTTCAGGACAAGTCCTACAAGCGCTACAAGCCCTGCAGTAGCTGTGGCGGGCTGAAAATGGAACTCGACGGGGATGACTTTCATTGTGCCTGCGGCACGAACATTCGGGTACCGAACTACCAAGTATCGAAATAA
- a CDS encoding enoyl-CoA hydratase/isomerase family protein — protein MLDVDTNGSVRTVTIDRPEARNALTVDGLEALETAIDDADEPVISLRGRGPAFSAGADLNEVAALEGDRDRAADFARLGQRVARTIEDAPAVVVAGIDGPARGGGLELALACDVRVGTPESTYGEPGVSFGLFGAWGGTVRLPRVLGEGDALEFALSGRSIDAEEALRIGLISRIDDDPRSVAEEIATNETDALVALKRRIRDDSERATQERREAAAFADLVAAHADDIDALLE, from the coding sequence ATGCTCGACGTTGACACGAACGGATCGGTTCGCACCGTCACGATCGACCGCCCCGAGGCGCGCAACGCCCTCACCGTGGATGGCCTCGAGGCCCTCGAGACGGCGATCGACGACGCCGACGAACCGGTGATCTCCCTCCGCGGTCGCGGTCCGGCCTTCTCCGCGGGAGCCGATCTGAACGAGGTCGCGGCGCTCGAGGGAGATCGCGACCGCGCGGCCGATTTCGCGCGCCTGGGCCAGCGCGTCGCGCGGACGATCGAGGACGCTCCCGCAGTCGTCGTCGCCGGGATCGACGGGCCCGCACGCGGCGGCGGCCTCGAACTCGCGCTGGCCTGTGACGTTCGTGTGGGCACGCCCGAGTCGACCTACGGCGAACCGGGGGTCAGCTTCGGGCTGTTCGGCGCCTGGGGCGGGACCGTCCGGTTGCCCCGGGTGCTCGGCGAGGGCGACGCGCTCGAGTTCGCGCTCTCGGGACGGTCGATCGACGCCGAGGAAGCGCTACGGATCGGACTCATTTCGCGCATCGATGACGATCCTCGATCGGTCGCCGAAGAGATCGCGACAAACGAGACCGATGCGCTGGTCGCCCTGAAACGCCGGATCCGAGACGACAGCGAGCGTGCGACACAAGAGCGACGCGAGGCCGCCGCCTTCGCCGACCTCGTCGCCGCTCACGCCGACGATATCGACGCGTTGCTCGAGTAG